A region from the Marinobacter sp. SS13-12 genome encodes:
- a CDS encoding DMT family transporter, which produces MPLSNTHKSDLLLVVVTLMAAISWMFSKEAVLLMPPLMFMALRFLLAGSVLAAIAWPSLRRLSLDQVKRSAGVGLVFGVAMSCWVMGLFHATHVGESAFLTSLGVVIVPVIARVVFREEQPLSTWLAIPVAVGGLALLSLKNGFRPEIGQLFFVGAAFIFALYFTLNTRAANQRTVVNRKGEAVEKHRVPALPLTSIALLTVGVVTLIESTILEPWTPTLENFTGMLAMWIIASAVIGTAGRFLIQTYAQSLSAHSHGVVILVLEPVWVALFAAGWFSETMSATQLAGCGLIFLALLINRWGVISRAVKGWTRKQKTA; this is translated from the coding sequence ATGCCCCTCTCGAACACCCATAAATCCGACCTGTTGCTGGTTGTTGTTACCCTGATGGCCGCTATCAGCTGGATGTTTTCCAAAGAAGCGGTATTGCTGATGCCGCCATTGATGTTTATGGCCCTGCGATTCCTGCTGGCAGGCTCCGTGCTGGCGGCAATTGCCTGGCCATCGCTGAGAAGGCTGAGCCTGGACCAGGTCAAGCGGAGTGCCGGCGTGGGGCTGGTGTTCGGTGTTGCCATGAGCTGTTGGGTGATGGGGCTGTTTCACGCGACTCACGTTGGAGAAAGCGCCTTTCTGACCAGCCTGGGTGTGGTGATAGTACCGGTGATTGCCCGCGTGGTCTTCCGGGAAGAACAGCCCCTGAGCACATGGCTTGCGATTCCGGTGGCTGTAGGCGGGCTGGCGCTTCTTTCGCTGAAAAACGGATTCCGGCCGGAGATTGGGCAGCTCTTCTTTGTAGGTGCGGCCTTTATTTTCGCACTGTACTTCACACTCAACACCAGGGCCGCCAACCAGCGCACTGTGGTCAACCGCAAGGGCGAGGCGGTGGAAAAGCACCGCGTACCTGCCCTGCCCCTGACCAGCATCGCCCTGCTCACTGTAGGTGTCGTTACACTGATTGAATCCACCATCCTTGAGCCCTGGACACCAACCCTGGAGAACTTCACCGGCATGCTCGCCATGTGGATCATCGCCAGCGCCGTCATCGGCACCGCGGGCCGTTTTCTGATTCAGACCTACGCCCAAAGCCTGTCCGCCCACAGCCATGGGGTGGTGATTCTGGTGCTGGAACCGGTGTGGGTCGCTCTGTTTGCGGCAGGATGGTTCAGCGAAACCATGTCCGCCACCCAACTGGCGGGCTGCGGGCTGATATTCCTGGCCCTGCTGATCAACCGCTGGGGAGTGATCAGCAGGGCGGTAAAAGGCTGGACCAGAAAGCAGAAAACCGCCTGA
- a CDS encoding YceI family protein, producing the protein MKTFLSTAVISTTTAVTLALATPAALAEPETYVIDDEHFSMAFEVMHIGYAPVMGMFRDVEGQFEYDEEEKQLTSGKLTFKSKSVFTNHDKRDDHLRKDDFLNSGKFPDITFEVTGFESTGDNTGIVTGELTLLGQTRSVDVDVTLNKSAEYPIGHEDYTLGMTAETTIKRSEWGMTYGIEDDLVGDEVRLRFGLEAVRDSGWL; encoded by the coding sequence ATGAAAACCTTTCTTTCAACTGCGGTCATTTCCACCACTACGGCCGTCACTCTGGCGCTGGCCACTCCTGCGGCGCTGGCTGAACCGGAAACCTATGTGATTGATGACGAGCATTTCTCCATGGCTTTTGAAGTCATGCATATCGGTTACGCACCGGTGATGGGCATGTTCCGGGATGTGGAAGGCCAGTTTGAGTACGACGAGGAAGAGAAACAACTCACCTCCGGCAAGCTGACGTTCAAAAGCAAAAGCGTGTTTACCAACCACGACAAAAGGGACGACCACCTGCGCAAGGACGACTTTCTCAACAGCGGTAAGTTCCCCGATATCACCTTTGAAGTGACCGGGTTCGAATCCACTGGAGACAACACCGGCATTGTCACCGGCGAACTCACACTGCTGGGCCAGACCCGCTCTGTGGACGTGGACGTTACCCTCAATAAATCCGCTGAATACCCCATCGGCCATGAAGACTACACCCTTGGCATGACGGCAGAAACCACCATCAAACGCAGCGAATGGGGCATGACCTACGGCATCGAGGATGACCTGGTGGGCGATGAAGTTCGCCTGCGGTTTGGCCTGGAAGCGGTGCGGGATTCCGGCTGGCTCTGA